Proteins found in one Methylobacter sp. S3L5C genomic segment:
- the trpE gene encoding anthranilate synthase component I, translated as MTPEQFDHYAEQGYNRIPVSREVLADLDTPLSAYLKLADGAYSYLFESVHGGEQWGRYSIIGLPCKTVVKINGNQIRVEKDGDLLETVTHENPLVWIEQFKARYKVPDIADLPRFNGGLVGYFGYETIRYIEPRLRGIEKPDPLGCPDILLMVSEEILVFDNLSGKVLLLTHANPEEVDAYQRAVARVADLAVKLREMQAKTEKHAKPRTVEETDFVSGFTQQGFEEAVLKAKEYIADGDIMQVVLSQRLSIPYSASPLNLYRALRCLNPSPYMFYLNLEDFHIVGSSPEILVRLEDNTVTVRPIAGTRKRGETPEQDIALEHELLADPKELAEHLMLIDLGRNDAGRVAEIGTVQLTDKMIVERYSHVMHIVSNVTGTLQQGKNAFDVLAATFPAGTVSGAPKIRAMEIIDELEPVKRGVYSGAVGYIAWSGNLDTAIAIRTAVIKDNRLHIQAGAGIVYDSVPRNEWDETMNKGRAIFRAVSMAEAGLEGEQA; from the coding sequence ATGACCCCAGAACAATTTGATCACTATGCTGAACAAGGCTATAACCGGATTCCGGTAAGCCGCGAAGTCCTGGCTGATTTGGATACGCCTTTAAGTGCTTATCTAAAATTGGCTGATGGTGCGTATTCTTATTTATTTGAATCGGTTCACGGCGGTGAGCAATGGGGACGTTATTCCATTATAGGATTGCCCTGTAAAACAGTCGTTAAAATTAACGGCAATCAAATTCGGGTAGAAAAAGACGGCGACTTGCTGGAAACCGTTACCCACGAGAATCCGCTGGTCTGGATTGAGCAGTTTAAGGCACGTTATAAGGTCCCTGATATTGCTGATTTACCGCGCTTTAATGGTGGCTTGGTGGGTTATTTTGGTTATGAAACCATACGCTATATTGAGCCGCGTCTGCGTGGAATAGAAAAACCCGACCCGCTGGGATGTCCTGATATCTTATTGATGGTCTCAGAAGAAATTCTGGTATTTGATAACCTGTCAGGTAAGGTATTGTTATTGACACATGCCAACCCGGAAGAAGTCGATGCCTATCAGCGTGCGGTGGCACGAGTAGCTGATCTGGCTGTCAAGCTGCGTGAAATGCAAGCCAAAACCGAGAAACATGCCAAACCTCGCACGGTTGAAGAAACTGATTTTGTTTCAGGTTTTACCCAACAGGGCTTTGAAGAGGCGGTATTGAAGGCCAAAGAATACATTGCCGATGGTGATATTATGCAGGTCGTATTATCGCAACGTTTGTCTATTCCTTATAGTGCTTCACCGTTAAATTTATACCGTGCCTTACGCTGCTTAAATCCATCGCCTTATATGTTTTATCTTAATCTGGAAGATTTTCATATTGTCGGTTCGTCGCCTGAGATACTGGTCAGGTTGGAAGATAATACCGTGACGGTGCGCCCGATTGCCGGAACACGCAAGCGCGGCGAAACGCCTGAACAGGATATTGCCCTGGAACACGAATTATTGGCAGACCCCAAAGAACTGGCCGAACACTTAATGCTGATCGATTTAGGCCGCAATGATGCGGGGCGTGTTGCTGAAATAGGTACCGTACAATTGACCGATAAAATGATTGTCGAACGCTATTCTCATGTCATGCATATTGTTTCTAATGTTACCGGTACACTTCAGCAAGGTAAAAATGCTTTTGATGTGCTGGCAGCGACGTTTCCGGCGGGAACGGTAAGCGGTGCGCCAAAAATACGCGCCATGGAAATTATTGATGAACTTGAACCGGTAAAGCGCGGCGTATACTCTGGTGCAGTCGGCTATATTGCCTGGTCCGGTAATTTGGATACGGCTATCGCTATTAGAACTGCAGTGATTAAAGACAACCGGTTACATATACAAGCGGGTGCCGGTATCGTTTATGATTCTGTGCCCAGAAATGAATGGGATGAAACGATGAACAAAGGCCGCGCCATATTTCGTGCCGTCAGTATGGCCGAAGCCGGTCTGGAAGGAGAGCAGGCATGA
- a CDS encoding aminodeoxychorismate/anthranilate synthase component II, with protein sequence MSAVKVVMVDNYDSFTYNLVQYFGELGADVTVVRNDQVTIADIEKLAPDKIVISPGPCTPKEAGISVEAILKFAGKYPVLGVCLGHQSIGYAFGGHVIHAKHIMHGKTSLIHHHNLGVFKGLSNPFTATRYHSLVIEQATLPDCLEITAWTQDDAGNLDEIMGVRHKTLDIEGVQFHPESILTEHGHDLLRNFLGR encoded by the coding sequence ATGAGCGCAGTAAAAGTGGTCATGGTCGATAATTACGATTCGTTTACTTATAATTTGGTACAGTATTTTGGCGAACTGGGCGCGGATGTTACGGTGGTTCGTAATGATCAAGTGACTATTGCAGATATAGAAAAGCTGGCACCGGATAAAATCGTTATATCCCCCGGTCCTTGTACGCCTAAAGAAGCCGGTATCTCTGTTGAAGCCATTTTAAAATTTGCCGGAAAATATCCTGTGCTAGGCGTTTGTCTGGGTCATCAAAGTATCGGTTATGCCTTTGGCGGCCATGTTATCCATGCCAAACACATTATGCACGGCAAAACGTCATTGATTCATCATCACAATCTCGGTGTATTTAAAGGCTTGTCCAATCCGTTTACCGCGACCCGTTATCATTCTCTGGTTATTGAACAGGCAACGTTACCTGATTGTCTGGAAATTACGGCGTGGACTCAGGATGATGCCGGCAACCTGGATGAAATTATGGGCGTCAGGCACAAAACCCTGGATATTGAAGGCGTACAATTTCATCCGGAGTCGATTTTGACTGAACATGGCCATGATTTGTTAAGAAATTTTTTAGGGCGGTGA
- the trpD gene encoding anthranilate phosphoribosyltransferase has product MHIQKALQKLLDKQNLTANEMHEVMRLIMSGKATDAQIGGFLIALRCKGETIDEIAAAVEVMRELAGKVTITGEHVIDTCGTGGDGANTFNISTTSAFVVAAAGGQVAKHGNRSVSSSCGSADVLEAAGVNLDLSAEQVAQCVSEIGVGFLFAPKHHGAMKHTINVRKEMGVRTLFNLLGPLSNPAGAPNQLIGVFAKDWIKPLALVLKKLGSQHVLVVNAEDGLDEISIASVTTIAELKGGNVNIYTITPEQFGFKRASLSTIAVEGAKSSLAMVNSVLDNQAGPARDIVLLNAGAAIYAANITDSLALGIEKARQVIVSGGARAKFEALIAFSKKL; this is encoded by the coding sequence ATGCACATACAAAAAGCTTTGCAAAAACTGCTGGATAAGCAAAATCTGACTGCAAATGAAATGCATGAGGTTATGCGTCTTATAATGTCCGGCAAAGCGACTGATGCACAAATCGGTGGTTTTTTAATCGCGTTGCGTTGCAAAGGCGAAACCATCGACGAGATTGCCGCTGCCGTTGAAGTGATGCGTGAATTAGCCGGTAAGGTAACCATCACCGGCGAGCATGTCATCGACACTTGCGGTACCGGCGGCGATGGTGCGAATACATTTAATATCTCCACCACCAGTGCCTTTGTGGTCGCTGCAGCAGGAGGGCAGGTAGCCAAACACGGCAATCGCTCTGTTTCCAGTAGCTGCGGTAGTGCCGATGTGCTGGAAGCGGCAGGTGTTAATCTGGATTTAAGTGCTGAACAAGTCGCACAGTGCGTTAGTGAAATTGGCGTCGGATTTTTATTTGCACCCAAGCATCATGGTGCAATGAAGCACACTATTAATGTACGTAAAGAAATGGGCGTGAGAACCTTGTTCAATTTATTGGGCCCTCTATCCAATCCGGCTGGCGCGCCTAACCAGTTAATCGGTGTCTTTGCAAAAGACTGGATTAAACCGTTGGCGCTGGTATTAAAAAAACTGGGTAGTCAGCACGTATTGGTTGTTAATGCAGAGGATGGTCTGGACGAAATTAGTATTGCCTCTGTTACCACCATTGCCGAACTTAAAGGCGGCAACGTCAATATATATACCATTACACCCGAACAGTTCGGTTTTAAACGCGCCAGCCTGAGTACGATAGCCGTTGAGGGTGCAAAATCCAGTTTGGCAATGGTAAATTCGGTTTTGGATAATCAGGCCGGACCGGCACGGGATATTGTGCTGTTAAATGCCGGAGCGGCTATTTATGCCGCCAATATCACTGATTCGCTGGCTTTGGGTATAGAAAAAGCCCGACAAGTTATCGTCAGTGGTGGAGCAAGAGCTAAATTCGAGGCGTTAATCGCCTTTTCAAAAAAATTATAA
- a CDS encoding DUF2442 domain-containing protein gives MITYISSHGIGLLTDQEELFMPYQDFPGFKNQPVNAIIEVEEISHGHFYWSKIDVDLTVEMIKHPEKFPLVARQVD, from the coding sequence GTGATTACTTATATTTCCAGTCATGGCATAGGGTTGTTGACTGATCAGGAGGAGCTGTTCATGCCGTATCAGGATTTTCCCGGGTTTAAAAATCAGCCTGTGAATGCCATTATCGAGGTTGAAGAAATTTCCCACGGGCATTTTTACTGGTCAAAGATTGATGTTGATTTGACTGTGGAAATGATTAAACACCCTGAAAAATTTCCTTTGGTAGCGAGACAGGTAGATTAG